The following coding sequences lie in one Halomonas sp. 'Soap Lake #6' genomic window:
- a CDS encoding methylglyoxal synthase, whose amino-acid sequence MTDALPPRQVVRTLEARKRIALIAHDGKKTEMLEWATRWQHTLSQHTLIGTGTTSGRLKSALGLEVEGLMSGPLGGDQQIGARIAEQQLDVLIFFWDPFAPQPHDPDVKALLRLAALWNVPVACNAASADFLLSSPYLSERYEMAIPDANAWAQARSV is encoded by the coding sequence ATGACCGACGCCCTGCCACCCCGCCAAGTTGTGCGCACACTGGAAGCACGAAAACGCATCGCGCTCATTGCCCACGATGGTAAGAAAACCGAAATGCTGGAATGGGCGACGCGCTGGCAGCATACGCTTAGCCAGCATACGCTAATCGGCACGGGTACTACCTCCGGCCGGCTGAAGAGTGCCTTAGGGCTGGAAGTTGAAGGGCTGATGAGCGGGCCACTAGGCGGCGACCAGCAGATAGGTGCGCGCATTGCCGAACAGCAACTGGATGTGCTGATTTTCTTCTGGGACCCATTCGCACCTCAGCCCCACGACCCTGATGTTAAAGCGCTGCTACGCCTGGCCGCACTATGGAACGTGCCGGTAGCATGCAACGCTGCCAGCGCCGACTTCCTGTTATCCTCGCCCTACCTTAGCGAACGCTATGAGATGGCGATTCCGGATGCCAATGCCTGGGCACAGGCGCGCTCTGTTTAA
- the cra gene encoding catabolite repressor/activator encodes MTLADIARLAGVSRTTASYVINGQAEQRRISTATIEKVMAVVRQHRYHIDPQAAALRRGASRLIGLIVPDLENISYARLAKRLERGARERGYQLLVVSSDDCAESERTLALALRAQRCEVLITASCLAEDDSFYSDLVDEGWCVVGMDRGLAPKRFASVVSNDQEAAYALTRSVITGDTRRVAWLEAMPNLSISRERRAGFQAALQDTHIEPILLSGTHYERSEGSRLAAQLLDEEGGADALVTASYVLLEGVFDVFLERGGLPENIRLATFGDHRLLDFLPQPVNSALQDYDRIAELTLSCAMAAMNGDYQCGQQVVARHLRTR; translated from the coding sequence ATGACACTTGCCGACATTGCCCGGCTTGCGGGCGTATCGCGCACGACGGCGAGCTATGTAATTAATGGCCAAGCCGAACAGCGTAGGATCAGTACGGCTACCATTGAGAAGGTGATGGCCGTGGTGCGTCAGCACCGCTACCACATTGACCCGCAGGCAGCGGCATTACGCCGTGGGGCTAGCCGGCTGATTGGTTTGATCGTGCCTGACTTGGAAAATATCAGTTATGCACGCTTGGCCAAACGTTTAGAGCGCGGTGCGCGGGAGCGTGGCTATCAACTGCTGGTGGTCAGCTCAGATGATTGTGCCGAGAGCGAGCGGACCTTGGCGCTGGCGCTGCGCGCCCAACGTTGTGAGGTATTAATTACCGCCAGCTGCCTGGCAGAAGACGACTCCTTTTATTCTGACCTGGTGGATGAAGGTTGGTGTGTCGTGGGGATGGACCGGGGGCTTGCTCCGAAGCGCTTTGCCAGCGTAGTAAGTAACGATCAGGAAGCGGCTTATGCACTAACACGTTCGGTCATTACAGGCGACACGCGGCGAGTTGCGTGGTTAGAGGCGATGCCAAACCTATCGATCAGTCGCGAGCGGCGGGCGGGCTTTCAGGCAGCGCTACAGGACACTCATATCGAGCCGATTTTGCTAAGCGGTACGCACTATGAACGCAGCGAGGGCTCACGCCTTGCAGCGCAGTTGCTGGATGAAGAGGGTGGGGCTGATGCGCTGGTTACTGCGTCTTATGTCCTGCTGGAAGGTGTGTTTGATGTGTTTTTAGAGCGAGGAGGGTTGCCGGAGAATATTCGGCTCGCCACCTTTGGCGACCATCGGCTATTGGACTTCCTGCCTCAGCCTGTGAATTCAGCGTTACAGGATTATGATCGCATTGCTGAGCTAACCTTAAGTTGCGCGATGGCGGCGATGAACGGCGATTATCAGTGCGGGCAGCAGGTGGTGGCGCGCCACCTGCGTACTCGATAA
- the ptsP gene encoding phosphoenolpyruvate--protein phosphotransferase yields the protein MLTLGPDDILLDRHADDWQAALDIAAKALADAGLVEAEYRDGLHAREAQSSTYLGNAIAIPHGTQESRQHVKHTGVRVLQFPKGVQWHDGQTVHVLVTIAAQNDEHLDILRQLTHVLDREGVATELAHASSAAEVARLLSKPQLTARLDADTLCINFPARDPQELALAAAARLRQSGCVDNAFISAIAGTQPQWLGKGLWLTSYAQGVTQPALGVATPADTGLEHSGHPVHALFCLAASGDAHRPLLEQIIAVLDNGESESLVGKSSAQLLAILAGETSHTQTRRVRVLNPHGLHARPAKQLVQIARAQSMPINVRLEEGNATNVSAASLTKVIGLGARRGQWLVFSAEGEQANAALEAVAAAVEDGLGEKVTPFDGGFDPISFDTSAAADTSKPAIEPLTADMPHTGVAASPGLAIAPVFVIRPLQFDYPEHSSDPEHEISRLHVALKEGAAQLQTLVHNAPGGEVADILSMHEEMLDDPELHHAAIDAIREGRSAEAGWWDAIDTAAHAQEMLSDRLLAERAADLRDVGRRVLGVLCDVQLPEPPNHPYILVMDDIGPSDVARLDTSRVRGLLTVRGGATAHSAILARALGIPAVVGAGEAVMALHNGSMMVLDGERGRITPQPSEERLQRAEQQLLEQQQREADAWELRFEQAQTRDGHRVEVAANLGNTAHAADAVERGAEGVGLLRTEFLFMAYSSAPDLATQIAEYREATDALDGRPLVARTLDVGGDKPLPYWPVPQEDNPFLGLRGIRLALTQPDVLETQLRALLMAAVDRPLRIMLPMVKDVAEFRAAKAIYDRLLSEIPSHERAADVQLGVMIEVPSSALLATTLAKEVDFFSIGTNDLTQYTLAIDRGHPELSAQADGLHPAVLRLIQMTVDAAHAHGKWVGVCGELASDAMAVPVLVGLGVDELSVSARQIPLVKARLREFDLADAKACAELALSKATSDEVRDALEAR from the coding sequence ATGTTAACTCTCGGCCCAGATGACATCTTGCTCGACCGCCATGCGGACGATTGGCAAGCTGCACTCGACATTGCCGCCAAGGCGCTAGCGGACGCTGGCTTAGTTGAGGCCGAGTATCGCGATGGCCTTCACGCCCGCGAGGCGCAGTCATCCACCTACCTTGGTAACGCCATTGCGATCCCCCACGGCACGCAGGAAAGTCGTCAGCACGTAAAACACACCGGCGTCCGAGTACTACAGTTTCCTAAAGGCGTCCAATGGCACGATGGTCAAACAGTTCACGTGCTGGTTACCATTGCAGCACAAAACGACGAACATCTGGATATTTTGCGCCAACTGACCCATGTGCTAGATCGAGAGGGTGTTGCCACTGAGCTAGCCCACGCCAGCTCAGCTGCGGAAGTTGCGCGACTGCTCTCTAAACCCCAGTTAACAGCGCGACTGGATGCCGATACCTTATGCATTAACTTCCCTGCCCGCGACCCTCAAGAGCTGGCCCTGGCAGCAGCAGCACGTCTACGCCAGAGCGGCTGTGTCGATAATGCATTTATCAGTGCAATTGCTGGCACCCAACCCCAGTGGCTAGGCAAAGGCCTATGGCTCACCAGCTATGCTCAGGGAGTCACTCAACCGGCCCTAGGCGTTGCCACCCCTGCGGATACCGGCCTTGAGCACAGTGGCCACCCAGTGCATGCACTATTCTGCCTAGCCGCCAGCGGTGATGCCCATCGCCCTCTGCTTGAACAAATAATAGCAGTGCTGGATAACGGAGAAAGCGAAAGCCTAGTAGGCAAAAGCAGCGCTCAGCTGCTGGCCATCTTAGCGGGGGAGACTAGCCATACTCAGACTCGCCGAGTAAGGGTACTGAACCCACACGGGTTACACGCCCGGCCAGCAAAGCAGCTAGTGCAGATTGCCCGTGCTCAATCCATGCCAATCAATGTTCGCCTGGAAGAAGGCAATGCCACCAATGTTTCTGCTGCCAGTCTGACCAAAGTAATCGGCTTAGGCGCACGACGCGGCCAGTGGCTGGTGTTCTCTGCTGAGGGCGAGCAGGCAAACGCTGCGCTAGAAGCAGTAGCTGCTGCTGTTGAAGACGGCTTAGGCGAAAAAGTGACGCCGTTTGACGGTGGGTTTGACCCTATCAGTTTTGACACCAGCGCTGCTGCTGACACAAGCAAACCAGCTATCGAGCCTTTAACTGCTGATATGCCACATACCGGAGTTGCTGCCTCACCAGGCTTAGCCATTGCGCCGGTCTTCGTGATTCGCCCACTGCAGTTCGACTACCCTGAGCATTCAAGCGACCCTGAACATGAAATTAGTCGCTTGCACGTGGCACTCAAAGAGGGGGCAGCCCAGTTACAAACGCTAGTACATAATGCGCCAGGCGGTGAAGTAGCTGACATTCTCTCGATGCACGAGGAGATGCTTGACGACCCCGAGCTACACCATGCTGCCATTGATGCTATTCGTGAAGGCCGTTCGGCGGAAGCGGGCTGGTGGGATGCTATTGACACCGCAGCCCATGCTCAGGAAATGCTCTCTGACCGTTTGTTGGCAGAGCGCGCCGCCGACCTACGTGATGTCGGCCGCCGCGTGCTGGGCGTGCTGTGCGATGTGCAGCTACCCGAGCCGCCCAACCACCCCTATATTCTGGTGATGGACGATATCGGCCCTTCCGATGTTGCTCGCCTGGACACCTCCCGGGTGCGCGGCCTACTTACTGTACGCGGCGGTGCCACCGCCCATAGTGCCATTCTGGCCCGCGCCTTAGGCATTCCTGCCGTAGTAGGCGCAGGAGAAGCAGTAATGGCACTGCACAACGGTAGCATGATGGTTTTGGATGGCGAACGTGGCCGCATAACACCCCAGCCTTCCGAAGAGCGCCTGCAGCGAGCCGAACAGCAGCTACTCGAGCAGCAACAGCGTGAAGCAGATGCCTGGGAGCTGCGCTTTGAACAGGCCCAAACCCGCGATGGCCATCGAGTCGAAGTAGCAGCCAACTTAGGTAACACAGCCCATGCTGCCGATGCCGTAGAACGAGGTGCTGAAGGCGTTGGTTTGCTGCGTACTGAGTTCCTGTTCATGGCCTACTCCAGCGCGCCGGACTTGGCGACCCAAATAGCCGAGTACCGCGAAGCCACCGATGCCCTTGATGGTCGCCCGCTAGTTGCCCGCACCCTAGATGTAGGTGGCGATAAACCTCTGCCCTACTGGCCCGTGCCACAGGAAGACAACCCCTTCTTAGGTCTGCGTGGCATTCGCTTAGCACTGACCCAGCCTGATGTACTGGAAACCCAGTTGCGGGCTCTATTAATGGCCGCTGTAGATAGGCCCTTACGCATTATGCTGCCAATGGTTAAAGACGTGGCCGAATTCCGTGCCGCCAAAGCCATTTACGACCGCCTGCTCAGTGAAATTCCATCACACGAGCGTGCTGCCGATGTACAGCTGGGTGTAATGATCGAAGTGCCCTCCAGCGCTCTGTTAGCCACCACCTTGGCTAAAGAAGTGGACTTCTTCTCGATTGGCACCAACGATCTCACTCAGTACACACTGGCGATTGACCGAGGTCACCCGGAGCTTTCCGCCCAGGCCGACGGCCTTCATCCCGCGGTGCTGCGCTTAATTCAAATGACGGTTGATGCCGCCCACGCCCACGGCAAATGGGTAGGCGTATGCGGCGAGCTAGCCTCGGATGCCATGGCAGTGCCAGTCCTAGTAGGCCTGGGTGTGGATGAGCTTTCTGTCAGTGCACGACAAATCCCTCTGGTCAAAGCCCGGCTACGTGAGTTTGACCTTGCCGACGCTAAAGCCTGCGCCGAGTTAGCACTGAGCAAAGCCACCAGCGATGAGGTGCGTGACGCCTTGGAGGCCCGCTAA
- the pfkB gene encoding 1-phosphofructokinase, with amino-acid sequence MARVVCITLNPALDLAFNLETLTLGRVNRPDSAQLEAAGKGVNVARVLASLGHEVTVSGFLGSENDAPFALVFQKLGLIDAFVRVPGSTRINAKLAEKSGRVTDINSPGMPITPAHITALRDTLDGIFQHTAAPQAVVVAGSLPPGMDQLLFAELLATLKGYGVPLWIDTSGPALLTAIAAQPAAVKPNETELAEWAGSELDSDQQRQAAAERLHASGIEHALISAGADGVLWVSQQGIWHSIPPTVTATNTVCAGDTFVAGMLHGLLSGLPPQDTLRFATALSAEAVRHVGVGTPHADDFDSLQQHTRVRRLDDTITEGATL; translated from the coding sequence ATGGCCAGGGTAGTTTGCATTACGCTCAACCCAGCGCTGGATTTAGCTTTCAACCTTGAAACGCTAACGCTTGGGCGCGTAAACCGTCCTGACAGCGCGCAATTAGAAGCCGCTGGCAAGGGCGTTAACGTGGCGCGGGTGTTGGCAAGTCTAGGTCACGAAGTAACCGTTAGCGGTTTCTTAGGTAGTGAGAATGATGCCCCCTTTGCACTGGTTTTCCAGAAACTGGGCTTGATCGACGCCTTTGTGCGCGTACCCGGCAGCACCCGCATCAACGCCAAACTGGCCGAGAAAAGCGGCCGGGTCACAGACATTAACAGCCCCGGCATGCCCATTACGCCTGCTCATATCACTGCCCTGCGAGATACGCTGGATGGTATATTTCAACACACCGCCGCACCTCAAGCGGTGGTAGTAGCAGGCAGCCTTCCACCAGGTATGGATCAGCTCCTTTTTGCTGAGTTGTTAGCCACACTAAAAGGCTATGGTGTGCCGCTATGGATAGACACCAGCGGCCCCGCACTGCTGACCGCCATTGCCGCTCAGCCTGCCGCCGTAAAACCTAACGAAACGGAACTCGCCGAATGGGCAGGTAGCGAGCTCGATTCTGACCAGCAACGCCAAGCAGCCGCCGAACGACTGCACGCCAGCGGTATCGAGCACGCGCTGATTTCTGCTGGAGCAGATGGCGTTTTATGGGTAAGCCAGCAAGGCATTTGGCACTCCATTCCACCCACTGTTACCGCTACGAATACCGTTTGTGCAGGCGATACCTTTGTTGCTGGCATGCTTCACGGGCTGCTCAGCGGACTCCCCCCGCAAGACACCCTTCGCTTCGCTACGGCACTTTCTGCCGAAGCGGTTCGCCATGTTGGCGTGGGCACCCCTCATGCCGATGATTTTGACTCACTCCAACAACATACCCGGGTACGGCGTCTTGATGACACCATCACCGAGGGAGCCACGCTATGA
- a CDS encoding PTS fructose-like transporter subunit IIB — protein MNIILITACPSGMATTFLAAKRLEQAATRMGWGVHVEMHGEIAPLQAASAEQIANADLIVVAADHVPAPERFEGKRLFKAPIASALPDPSTFLAQAKREAPIFSAPAALSTPLTANTSGGKKIVAVTACPTGVAHTFMAAEALAEAGKAMGHNIRVETQGSVGAQNHLTEEEIAQADIVLLACDIEVDPSRFAGKRIYRTSTSNALKKPRPAIEAALENAALESSGSATTTSDNKSIKEKGVYKHLLTGVSFMLPMVVAGGLLIALSFMFGIDAFEQEGTLAAALMQIGGGTAFALMIPVLAGYIAYSIADRPGIAPGMIGGMLAANIEAGFIGGILAGFLAGYVALAVIRYVKLPSSVESLKPILIIPFVASLVTGLIMIYVIGEPVAAIMAGLTNFLAAMDSTNAVLLGILLGAMMCFDLGGPVNKAAYTFGVGLLASQTYAPMAAIMAAGMVPAIGMGIASFVARNKFSAPEREAGKASFVLGLCFISEGAIPFAAKDPLRVIPACIAGGALTGALSMLIGAQLMAPHGGIFVLLIPNAITPALLYLGAIVAGSLVTGLGYAFIKRGAVQVAVAS, from the coding sequence ATGAATATTATTCTGATTACCGCCTGCCCCAGCGGCATGGCGACCACCTTCCTAGCCGCCAAGCGCCTTGAACAGGCCGCCACCCGGATGGGCTGGGGCGTGCATGTTGAAATGCATGGTGAAATTGCTCCACTACAAGCTGCCTCCGCGGAGCAGATCGCCAACGCTGATTTAATTGTGGTTGCCGCCGACCACGTGCCTGCTCCAGAGCGCTTCGAGGGCAAACGCCTCTTCAAAGCGCCAATTGCCAGTGCCCTCCCCGACCCGAGCACCTTTCTTGCTCAAGCCAAACGTGAAGCGCCTATTTTCAGCGCCCCGGCTGCTTTATCCACGCCCCTTACTGCAAATACCTCGGGCGGCAAAAAAATCGTTGCTGTCACTGCCTGCCCAACCGGTGTGGCCCATACCTTTATGGCCGCAGAAGCGCTAGCCGAAGCGGGCAAAGCCATGGGGCACAATATTCGTGTAGAAACACAGGGCTCAGTAGGCGCGCAGAATCACCTAACCGAAGAGGAAATTGCCCAGGCTGACATAGTGTTACTGGCCTGTGATATCGAGGTTGACCCATCGCGCTTTGCAGGCAAGCGCATCTACCGCACGTCTACCAGCAATGCACTTAAAAAACCTCGCCCTGCTATTGAAGCGGCCCTGGAAAATGCTGCGCTGGAGAGTAGCGGTTCAGCAACTACAACCAGTGATAATAAAAGCATTAAAGAGAAAGGCGTTTATAAGCACCTACTGACCGGTGTTTCGTTTATGCTGCCAATGGTGGTGGCAGGCGGTTTATTGATTGCACTCTCTTTTATGTTTGGCATTGATGCCTTTGAACAGGAAGGCACCTTAGCCGCAGCGCTCATGCAAATTGGCGGCGGCACCGCCTTTGCACTCATGATTCCCGTGCTAGCTGGTTATATTGCTTACTCCATCGCCGACCGGCCCGGTATCGCCCCCGGTATGATTGGCGGCATGCTCGCGGCGAATATTGAAGCAGGTTTTATCGGTGGGATTTTGGCGGGCTTCTTAGCGGGTTATGTGGCACTGGCGGTTATCCGTTACGTTAAGCTGCCCTCAAGTGTTGAGTCGCTCAAGCCAATACTAATTATTCCGTTTGTTGCTAGTTTGGTCACTGGCCTAATCATGATCTATGTGATTGGTGAACCAGTCGCCGCCATTATGGCTGGCTTAACCAACTTCCTGGCCGCCATGGACTCCACCAACGCCGTTCTGCTGGGCATTCTGCTGGGCGCGATGATGTGTTTCGATTTAGGTGGGCCGGTTAATAAAGCCGCTTATACCTTTGGCGTTGGTTTATTGGCGTCGCAAACCTACGCCCCAATGGCCGCTATTATGGCAGCAGGCATGGTACCTGCCATTGGCATGGGCATTGCTAGCTTTGTAGCGCGTAACAAGTTCTCAGCGCCAGAGCGCGAAGCGGGCAAAGCGTCATTTGTGCTTGGCCTGTGCTTTATCAGCGAAGGGGCAATTCCCTTTGCCGCTAAAGACCCGCTGCGGGTCATTCCAGCCTGTATCGCAGGTGGCGCATTAACTGGCGCACTCTCTATGCTAATCGGTGCCCAGTTAATGGCACCTCACGGTGGCATCTTTGTACTACTAATTCCCAATGCCATTACCCCTGCACTGCTCTACCTTGGCGCGATAGTAGCCGGCTCACTGGTGACCGGGTTAGGCTATGCATTTATCAAGCGCGGAGCTGTTCAAGTAGCGGTTGCCAGTTAA
- the pgi gene encoding glucose-6-phosphate isomerase has protein sequence MFQLTRSVTWQALERLRDKTANDRIRDYFTNDPQRFEKMSLRVGGLFLDYSKHHVSDEVLSKLLELADHSALVQRRAQMFSGDIINVTENRPVLHTALRNLSDEPVHVDGNDVMPEINRTREQIKQFSEAVRSGEWKGYNGQRIKDVVNIGIGGSDLGPNMAVRALLKYRHPELHFHFVSNVDGTHIQKVLSRLDPATTLFIVSTKTFSTQETLLNAKTARRWFVENAGEDADVGAHFIAASTNRKAAMEFGIREENVFEFWAWVGGRYSMWSSIGLPIALSIGFDGFIELLEGAHEMDRHFIEAPFSQNMPVLMALIGIWYINFIGAETQAIVPYDQALNQLPSFLQQLDMESNGKSVDIFGHPVNYKTGPIVWGQTGSNGQHAFFQLLHQGTRYVPIDFIASLKPEPGVEDHHFALLTNMLAQANAFMEGSQGDSKELSQHDPYSCPGNRPSSTLLLDELTPKNLGALIALYEHKVFVQGVIWNINSFDQWGVQLGKRIAGEISERIDTNAADFDASTQGLLELVRAHFPGGGSNESEASPVSADKKPAKKKR, from the coding sequence ATGTTTCAACTCACCCGCAGCGTTACCTGGCAGGCACTCGAACGCCTACGTGACAAAACCGCCAACGACCGCATTCGTGATTACTTCACCAATGACCCGCAGCGCTTTGAAAAAATGAGCCTACGGGTGGGCGGTTTATTCCTGGATTACTCCAAGCACCATGTCTCTGATGAGGTGCTCTCCAAGCTGCTTGAGCTAGCCGACCACTCAGCCCTGGTACAACGCCGCGCGCAGATGTTCTCTGGCGATATTATTAATGTCACCGAAAACCGCCCGGTACTGCACACCGCTCTTCGTAACTTAAGCGATGAACCAGTGCATGTAGACGGCAATGATGTGATGCCGGAAATTAATCGTACCCGTGAACAGATCAAGCAGTTTTCGGAAGCAGTAAGAAGCGGTGAATGGAAAGGCTACAACGGCCAACGTATCAAAGACGTGGTTAATATTGGCATTGGTGGCTCAGACCTTGGCCCTAATATGGCGGTACGGGCGCTGCTTAAATACCGCCACCCAGAGCTGCACTTTCATTTTGTTTCCAATGTGGACGGCACCCACATCCAGAAAGTGCTTTCCCGACTAGATCCGGCCACAACGCTGTTTATCGTTTCAACCAAAACCTTTTCGACCCAAGAAACATTGCTGAATGCAAAAACTGCACGACGCTGGTTTGTGGAAAATGCTGGCGAAGACGCCGACGTAGGCGCGCACTTTATTGCCGCTTCCACCAACCGCAAGGCAGCGATGGAGTTTGGCATTCGCGAAGAGAACGTATTCGAGTTCTGGGCCTGGGTCGGCGGCCGCTACTCTATGTGGTCGTCTATTGGTCTACCGATCGCGCTTTCGATTGGCTTTGATGGCTTTATCGAGTTGCTGGAAGGCGCCCATGAGATGGACCGCCACTTTATCGAAGCGCCCTTCTCACAAAACATGCCGGTGCTGATGGCACTGATCGGCATTTGGTACATCAACTTTATCGGCGCTGAAACCCAGGCCATCGTGCCCTACGACCAAGCACTTAACCAACTGCCCTCATTCCTGCAGCAGTTGGATATGGAGTCTAACGGTAAATCGGTGGATATCTTCGGCCATCCGGTGAATTACAAAACCGGCCCGATAGTATGGGGGCAAACCGGCTCCAACGGTCAGCACGCCTTCTTCCAGCTGCTGCACCAGGGCACCCGCTATGTGCCGATTGACTTTATTGCCTCGCTGAAACCAGAGCCTGGCGTGGAAGACCACCATTTCGCCCTACTCACTAATATGCTCGCCCAAGCCAACGCCTTTATGGAAGGTAGCCAGGGTGACAGTAAAGAACTTAGCCAACACGATCCCTACAGCTGCCCCGGCAACCGCCCTTCCAGCACTCTGTTACTGGATGAGCTAACACCGAAAAATCTAGGCGCGCTGATAGCTCTCTACGAGCACAAAGTGTTTGTGCAGGGCGTAATATGGAACATCAACTCCTTTGACCAGTGGGGCGTGCAACTAGGCAAACGTATCGCCGGTGAAATCAGCGAACGCATCGACACCAACGCCGCCGACTTCGACGCCTCCACCCAAGGCCTGTTAGAGCTGGTGCGCGCGCATTTTCCCGGCGGTGGCAGCAATGAAAGTGAAGCGAGTCCTGTGAGTGCAGATAAAAAGCCTGCAAAGAAGAAGCGTTAA
- a CDS encoding TetR/AcrR family transcriptional regulator — MERKEQLVSAAFSLFYRYGVHAIGINRIITESGVAKKTLYSHFSSKEALVAATVEYRDRQFFSWIEERTKSAPDGQSAICALFDALDDWFNERVNLIHPFHGCYFINVSAEFSDLNHPIHQQCASHKRAMLGLISGYVSQLFSDEETVTTLAGAIATLKEGATVQAHVMGDLKAAVKAKAIATELLQARLEH, encoded by the coding sequence ATGGAGAGGAAGGAGCAGTTAGTCTCGGCCGCCTTTAGTCTATTTTATCGCTATGGGGTGCATGCGATTGGCATCAACCGGATCATTACTGAATCAGGTGTGGCGAAGAAAACGCTATACAGCCATTTTTCCAGCAAAGAAGCCTTGGTTGCTGCAACGGTTGAGTATCGTGACCGGCAATTTTTCTCCTGGATCGAAGAGCGCACAAAAAGCGCACCTGATGGACAAAGCGCGATTTGTGCTTTATTCGATGCGCTTGACGATTGGTTTAATGAGAGAGTAAATCTGATTCACCCTTTCCATGGTTGTTATTTCATCAATGTCAGTGCTGAGTTCAGCGATTTAAACCACCCCATTCACCAACAATGCGCCAGTCACAAAAGGGCGATGCTTGGCTTGATAAGCGGGTATGTTTCACAGTTATTCTCGGATGAAGAAACGGTGACGACACTGGCGGGAGCTATCGCAACCTTAAAAGAAGGAGCGACCGTCCAAGCCCATGTTATGGGGGATCTAAAAGCGGCTGTAAAAGCCAAGGCAATTGCCACGGAGTTGCTGCAGGCAAGGCTGGAGCACTGA
- a CDS encoding HPP family protein translates to MKIMQFLPTQQKAALLAGIGATSCITVLSLLSSHSHTLWLMAPFGATMVILFGLPASPLAQPRNIVAGHLITAALGLAVAHLLGVHEWTLGLAVGLSIAAMMLTNTTHPPAGANPLLIMLAGENWHFIITPVASGAIMIVGFGYVYHRFISGQQYPKQWF, encoded by the coding sequence ATGAAGATTATGCAGTTTTTACCTACCCAACAAAAAGCGGCTCTGCTAGCAGGTATCGGGGCTACCAGCTGCATAACAGTGCTTAGCCTTCTAAGTTCACACAGCCATACGTTGTGGCTAATGGCACCATTTGGCGCAACAATGGTAATACTGTTTGGATTACCCGCTAGTCCATTAGCTCAACCACGTAATATTGTGGCAGGTCACTTAATAACGGCGGCTTTGGGTCTTGCTGTAGCTCATCTATTAGGGGTGCACGAATGGACGCTAGGTCTGGCGGTCGGCTTATCAATAGCAGCTATGATGCTTACCAATACGACCCATCCCCCTGCTGGCGCTAACCCCTTGCTGATTATGCTGGCAGGCGAGAACTGGCACTTTATAATCACTCCCGTAGCGTCTGGTGCCATTATGATTGTGGGTTTTGGATACGTGTATCATCGATTTATTTCAGGACAACAGTATCCAAAACAATGGTTTTAG
- a CDS encoding DUF4282 domain-containing protein has protein sequence MKEVFFFNSMLTPKIITFVYWLLLFFAVVSGLSAMFAGYGGITFSKFLVGLGIIIGGGVGARIWCELLMVLFKIHENIKKIADKPL, from the coding sequence ATGAAAGAAGTTTTCTTTTTTAATTCGATGCTCACCCCAAAGATCATCACGTTTGTATATTGGCTGCTTCTGTTTTTTGCTGTTGTATCAGGTCTAAGCGCTATGTTTGCAGGATATGGTGGCATTACTTTTAGCAAGTTTCTTGTGGGGCTTGGAATAATTATAGGTGGTGGAGTTGGCGCTAGAATATGGTGTGAGCTATTGATGGTGCTGTTCAAAATCCACGAAAACATCAAAAAAATCGCTGATAAGCCGCTATAA